The Drosophila biarmipes strain raj3 chromosome 2L, RU_DBia_V1.1, whole genome shotgun sequence genome has a window encoding:
- the LOC108032410 gene encoding uncharacterized protein LOC108032410: MDAKGCEKELRLDPPLFVTCDMDQFRDPDKKRAANDACEELDKLDAQDEISVSSIISGLLRPIEPSDDQFKECDWGINPKHFLPTKQAVIFKEQLFISKLRNTNCKLNENLKIFFERELEQIGRFCLNVEESFDGYVVFSSSKMKKGKGLVECGHQLKGKYDDKFLLICEKRSEFDRIDNTRVEKTLELRNHADLMLTAIRETKINEEVQRFKARIDIKDRDHVFVLDGGIMLLMRHLICNNFVGNFEYYTMNLYGRVLRCNLVVSKERKVVRIFYRTYKNVVQIFTQQCFNDELQDVAETFMTPEGRIVLHYWRGYNYLLHAACMPPKRKEPILPKLELCWRQNEQLARKFRELKALNYENATNYLSSNSQLADFMQDYVLNLLRYKPSNVLEFSIMFFQNMAK, from the exons ATGG ACGCCAAAGGATGTGAAAAGGAACTGCGACTGGATCCGCCGCTCTTCGTGACCTGTGACATGGACCAGTTCCGAGATCCGGACAAGAAACGAGCCGCCAACGACGCCTGCGAGGAGCTGGACAAGCTGGATGCCCAGGACGAGATCAGTGTGTCGAGCATCATCTCGGGCCTGCTGCGACCCATCGAGCCCTCGGACGATCAGTTCAAGGAGTGCGACTGGGGCATCAATCCCAAGCACTTCCTGCCCACCAAGCAGGCGGTGATCTTCAAGGAGCAGCTGTTCATCTCAAAGCTGCGGAATACCAACTGCAAGCTCAACGAGAACCTGAAGATCTTCTTCGAGCGCGAGCTGGAGCAGATTGGCCGGTTCTGCCTGAATGTGGAGGAGTCCTTCGACGGCTACGTGGtcttcagcagcagcaagatGAAGAAGGGCAAGGGGCTGGTGGAGTGTGGCCACCAGCTGAAGGGCAAGTACGACGACAAGTTCCTGCTGATCTGCGAGAAGAGGTCAGAGTTCGATCGCATCGATAACACGCGGGTGGAGAAGACTCTGGAGCTGCGCAATCATGCGGACCTGATGCTCACCGCCATTCGCGAAACCAAGATCAACGAGGAGGTGCAGCGCTTCAAGGCGCGCATCGACATCAAGGATCGCGACCATGTGTTCGTCCTCGATGGTGGCATCATGCTGCTGATGCGCCACCTGATCTGCAACAACTTCGTGGGCAACTTCGAGTACTACACCATGAATCTGTACGGCCGAGTCCTGCGCTGCAATCTGGTGGTCTCCAAGGAACGCAAGGTGGTGCGCATCTTCTATCGCACCTACAAGAACGTGGTGCAGATCTTCACCCAGCAGTGCTTCAACGACGAGCTGCAGGATGTGGCCGAGACCTTCATGACCCCCGAGGGTCGAATCGTCCTGCACTACTGGCGGGGCTACAACTACCTCCTGCACGCCGCCTGCATGCCGCCCAAGCGGAAGGAGCCCATCCTGCCCAAGCTGGAGCTGTGCTGGCGCCAAAACGAGCAGCTGGCCCGCAAGTTCCGGGAGCTCAAGGCCCTCAACTACGAGAACGCCACCAATTATCTGAGCAGCAACTCGCAGCTGGCGGATTTCATGCAGGACTACGTCCTCAACCTGCTACGGTATAAGCCCAGCAATGTCCTCGAGTTCTCCATCATGTTCTTCCAGAATATGGCCAAGTAA
- the LOC108032773 gene encoding aminopeptidase Q → MLISSSSINEVGQQNVAVYRLLLLFVLCQLACCAMVPGLYDEPRLPATITPFHYDIRLITHLENPANHRYNGFVNISLHAQKTTNQVVLHVAGVSVKANKITLYGETSGFRLTTVKFNKKRDYMVVTFNQPLWLGKSYVLSIEFGRSMTNKLEDGYFLRHYVNAKTKEKIWYSISHFNRNLIRNTLPSFDEPRLRATFNVTMGHHKRFQSYSNMNVRAVLPNHDIPDYVWSVHEVTPLMPTYLLAFSVNNFTCRFTQAASANPVRFRTCSQSDNVRETSFAAEKAPQLLEFMDSVLKVSLPLEKIDQLVVDDFPTEDHFTKDLGLVVYHGQHILQREDGPMTRSKRQALQRIAQGMAHMWFGNLLGIDWWSDLWLMEGLTGYFEILAMDHVEPGRGRRLQLRNRETSFMYESEVGGMSLLSFWTPASPETEKHLYQKASTLIAMVNGFLGNATFYDGLQRHMWQNYFASSTPDLFWCSLQLASERESLQTKNWDVKSVMDTWTRKSGYPLVTVTRNGNNVVLTQRPALNRSKTDLWWIPLTYTIEGETFPEDLKPRAWLSPSQSPYQLEELVPHSQWILLNLRAVGYYRVNYDEHTWQLLANTLIDDFRSIHVLNRAQIVSDVIFLWKEELISWTTAFNVLRYIVDEDEYEPLMALVVGVTNGLWGISPESALSIAKWLGIAGRWYAEFISYTFDKFVVKNPNLNSLDYPD, encoded by the exons atgttgATATCTTCATCTAGTATTAATGAAGTGGGGCAACAAAATGTTGCAGTGTATCGTTTGTTACTCCTATTTGTTTTGTGTCAACTTGCATGTTGTGCAATGGTTCCAGGACTCTATGATGAGCCCCGATTACCGGCAACCATAACGCCCTTTCACTATGATATCCGATTGATAACCCACTTGGAGAACCCAGCTAACCACAGGTACAATGGTTTCGTGAACATTTCCCTCCATGCACAGAAGACCACCAACCAGGTGGTACTCCACGTCGCCGGTGTTTCAGTAAAAGCCAACAAAATCACGCTGTATGGAGAGACATCGGGCTTTAGGCTGACCACTGTCAAGTTCAATAAAAAGCGGGACTATATGGTGGTAACCTTCAACCAGCCCTTGTGGTTGGGCAAGTCCTATGTCCTAAGTATTGAGTTCGGACGGTCGATGACAAATAAGTTGGAGGATGGTTACTTTTTACGTCACTATGTGAATGCGAAAACCAAGGAGAAAAT CTGGTACTCTATCTCTCATTTCAATCGAAACTTAATTAGGAACACCCTGCCCAGCTTCGATGAGCCTCGCTTGAGAGCCACCTTCAATGTGACCATGGGCCACCACAAGCGGTTCCAGAGCTACAGCAACATGAATGTCCGAGCAGTGTTGCCCAA CCATGATATTCCGGACTACGTGTGGTCTGTGCATGAGGTGACTCCCTTGATGCCCACCTATTTGCTGGCCTTCTCCGTGAACAACTTCACCTGTCGCTTCACCCAGGCGGCCAGTGCGAATCCTGTTCGCTTTCGCACCTGTTCCCAGTCTGATAATGTGCGTGAGACGTCCTTTGCCGCTGAAAAGGCTCCCCAGTTGCTGGAGTTCATGGACAGTGTGCTGAAAGTGAGCCTGCCGCTGGAGAAGATCGACCAGCTGGTGGTGGACGACTTTCCCACCGAGGACCACTTTACCAAGGATCTTGGCCTGGTCGTCTACCACGGCCAACACATCTTGCAACGTGAAGATGGTCCAATGACGCGGTCCAAGCGGCAGGCCCTCCAGCGCATCGCCCAAGGTATGGCCCACATGTGGTTTGGCAATCTCCTGGGAATCGACTGGTGGTCAGATCTCTGGCTGATGGAGGGTCTGACTGGCTACTTCGAGATCCTGGCCATGGACCATGTGGAGCCGGGAAGGGGTCGTCGTCTGCAGCTGCGCAACAGGGAAACATCCTTCATGTACGAATCGGAAGTGGGTGGCATGTCCTTGTTGTCCTTTTGGACCCCGGCCAGCCCAGAGACAGAGAAGCACCTCTACCAAAAGGCTAGCACTCTGATTGCCATGGTAAATGGCTTCCTGGGCAACGCTACCTTCTACGATGGACTGCAGCGGCACATGTGGCAAAACTACTTTGCCAGCAGCACACCCGATCTCTTCTGGTGCTCCCTGCAGTTGGCCAGCGAAAGGGAGTCTCTCCAGACCAAGAACTGGGATGTGAAGAGCGTGATGGACACGTGGACCCGAAAGAGCGGCTATCCACTGGTCACGGTCACCCGGAATGGCAACAATGTTGTCCTTACCCAAAGACCCGCTCTTAACAGGAGCAAAACGGATCTGTGGTGGATTCCCCTGACCTACACTATCGAGGGCGAAACTTTTCCCGAAGACCTCAAGCCCAGGGCCTGGCTCAGTCCCTCCCAAAGTCCCTACCAACTGGAAGAGCTGGTGCCCCACAGCCAGTGGATCTTGCTCAATCTGCGGGCAGTTGGCTACTACAGGGTCAACTACGACGAGCACACGTGGCAGCTTTTGGCTAACACGCTCATCGATGACTTCCGCAGCATCCACGTCCTGAACCGAGCCCAAATAGTCAGCGATGTAATCTTTCTGTGGAAGGAGGAGCTGATCAGCTGGACCACCGCCTTCAATGTGCTCAGGTACATCGTCGATGAGGACGAGTACGAGCCCCTGATGGCGTTAGTGGTGGGCGTGACGAACGGTCTCTGGGGCATCTCTCCGGAAAGCGCCCTTTCCATTGCG AAATGGCTGGGTATCGCTGGCAGGTGGTATGCGGAGTTCATCAGTTACACGTTCGACAAATTCGTGGTTAAGAATCCCAATCTGAATAGCCTTGACTACCCGGACTAG
- the LOC108032339 gene encoding uncharacterized protein LOC108032339, with protein MSAKFAIAILLLSSVLLGTANAQQMRYPQQRQQTRYQQAGRYYPQRVGTRNMDGSGLPPPSLPPPDLGVPPPGGPMDGGAINPDCMPNQLASGNVDNKRPRPRH; from the exons ATGTCCGCCAAATTCGCAATCGCTATTCTGCTCCTCAGCAGCGTTCTCCTGGGAACCGCCAATGCCCAGCAGATGCGGTATCCCCAGCAACGCCAGCAGACGAGGTATCAACAGGCGGGTCGCTACTATCCACAAAGG GTTGGCACTCGTAACATGGATGGCTCGGGACTGCCACCTCCGAGCTTGCCGCCTCCGGACCTGGGTGTCCCTCCTCCTGGCGGTCCTATGGATGGCGGCGCCATCAACCCGGATTGCATGCCCAACCAACTGGCCAGCGGCAATGTGGACAATAAGAGGCCTAGACCACGGCATTAA
- the LOC108032449 gene encoding uncharacterized protein LOC108032449, producing MSPKFALAILLFSCVLLGIASAQQRVYPRQQTYNRPKVASRNLDGGGPLPPNFPPPSGGPLDGGAVNPDCMPNQLASGNVDNKKPRQRH from the exons ATGTCGCCCAAATTCGCACTTGCAATCCTGCTCTTCAGCTGCGTTCTGCTGGGCATCGCCAGTGCCCAGCAAAGGGTGTACCCGCGCCAGCAAACATATAATCGCCCAAAG GTGGCCTCCCGAAACCTGGATGGCGGCGGCCCTTTGCCGCCAAACTTTCCCCCACCATCTGGCGGTCCTCTCGACGGCGGTGCTGTGAACCCGGACTGCATGCCCAACCAACTGGCCAGCGGCAATGTTGACAACAAGAAACCCAGGCAGAGGCATTAA
- the LOC108032403 gene encoding tektin-4, with translation MNCLEKKSPEAIAECKGKTIELNPGSACPAPLICPLPEEPPSHRLKKAPQPALVGLTPHPDEAAQQHLVMNIVGAAQDHQKLQGDLQAGVDQQQMQMADIRAEQYKQSQRPVKVEEMQFARTMDPEADDLRNPPCYLPQQGDELPHKDQLMPMGPIGPWASGKVDWSPMAGITGTRPVVDRYSITRYSPNEWRTRNHETVQVVNSSLGRADKNRFSSTTEFLRLSALVAKSQSETTDKLRIRSQLIGKWKNTLENAIKAMADEISTMEVERIKLRKSMVVLGVPESIAKECIEKRATRPDTELVRDQVEEELVNELALIAEIRRLLMKTLDDFNTQQVENRTARQRLEYDWSDKKEAYEIDTLNTGLNNSSRIIMFRPGAVRQPPEQASEKYWEHFSMETLDECEKCRLKSVALRNTLNSTLMNAARDIRTQADVVEKALTSRINCTQEAVQRFENDLKNILQGLADVENRIEQMKRRIGSFDCSMKVAQTRMDNRSYRPNVENCRDLAQQELIDGVHTIQSSVSALLHELEEAERVKTDLVTSRARLEREIMLKRRSLFIDRERCMLMRSHYPSANTLSGSATS, from the exons ATGAATTGCTTGGAGAAGAAATCGCCGGAGGCGATTGCCGAATGCAAGGGCAAGACCATAGAGTTGAATCCTGGATCGGCTTGTCCGGCCCCGCTGATCTGTCCCCTGCCGGAGGAGCCTCCCTCCCACCGCCTAAAGAAAGCACCGCAGCCCGCCCTCGTGGGCTTGACCCCTCACCCCGATGAGGCCGCCCAGCAGCACCTGGTGATGAACATAGTGGGTGCCGCCCAGGACCACCAGAAGCTGCAGGGGGACCTTCAGGCGGGAGTTGACCAGCAGCAGATGCAAATGGCCGACATCCGGGCTGAGCAATACAAACAGTCGCAGAGGCCGGTGAAAGTGGAGGAGATGCAATTTGCG CGTACAATGGATCCTGAAGCGGATGACCTGCGAAATCCACCATGCTACTTGCCCCAGCAGGGCGATGAGTTGCCCCACAAGGATCAGCTGATGCCCATGGGCCCCATCGGGCCATGGGCTTCCGGCAAGGTGGACTGGAGTCCCATGGCGGGTATCACAGGAACACGACCCGTTGTGGATCGCTACTCCATCACTCGATACAGTCCCAACGAGTGGCGCACCAGGAACCACGAGACGGTGCAGGTGGTCAACAGCAGTCTGGGCAGGGCGGATAA AAACCGCTTCAGCTCGACCACTGAGTTCCTGAGACTCTCTGCCCTGGTGGCCAAGTCGCAGAGTGAGACCACCGACAAGCTGAGGATCCGTTCGCAGCTGATTGGCAAGTGGAAGAACACGCTGGAGAACGCCATCAAGGCCATGGCCGATGAGATCTCCACAATGGAGGTGGAACGCATCAAGCTGAGGAAGTCCATGGTGGTCCTGGGAGTGCCCGAATCGATTGCCAAGGAGTGCATTGAGAAGCGGGCGACGAGGCCGGATACGGAACTGGTGCGCGAccaggtggaggaggagctggtcAACGAGCTGGCCCTGATAGCCGAGATCCGCAGGCTGTTGATGAAGACACTGGACGACTTTAACACCCAGCAGGTGGAGAATCGCACGGCTCGCCAGCGCCTGGAATACGATTGGAGTGACAAGAAGGAGGCGTACGAGATCGATACCCTGAACACGGGGCTGAACAATAGCTCCAGGATCATAATGTTCCGACCGGGAGCCGTGCGACAGCCACCGGAACAGGCCTCCGAGAAGTACTGGGAGCACTTCAGCATGGAGACCCTGGACGAATGCGAAAAGTGTCGCCTCAAGTCAGTAGCCCTGCGTAATACACTGAACTCCACCCTGATGAATGCTGCCAGGGATATTCGCACACAGGCTGATGTCGTGGAGAAGGCCCTGACCTCCAGGATCAACTGCACCCAGGAGGCGGTGCAGCGCTTCGAGAATGACTTGAAGAACATTCTGCAGGGTCTGGCGGATGTGGAGAACCGCATTGAGCAGATGAAACGGCGCATTGGCTCCTTCGATTGCTCCATGAAGGTGGCCCAAACGCGCATGGACAACCGCAGCTACCGGCCCAATGTGGAGAACTGCCGGGACTTGGCCCAGCAGGAGCTCATCGATGGCGTGCACACCATCCAGAGCAGCGTTTCGGCGCTGCTCCATGAACTGGAGGAGGCGGAGCGGGTCAAGACGGATCTGGTCACTTCCCGAGCCCGCCTCGAACGGGAAATAATGCTCAAGAGGCGCAGCCTCTTCATCGATCGGGAGCGCTGCATGTTGATGCGATCGCATTATCCTTCGGCAAACACTCTTAGTGGTTCCGCCACGTCGTAA